AAACCATTTAAATCTTTGAATATCTTTTCATAAATCCATTCAATATTACCCAAGCTTTGTTTAATTTTATCTATTTTATTCTCATTGGGTTGTTTATTTCTTCCAAACGAAGACAACTCGTCTTTAATATCATTTGTAAGGTCTAAAACTTCTTCCTTAATATTTTTAGTTCCTGGCATCATCTACATCATTCCTTCAACTTTATAACGTCATTTTTTTTAGAGCTTCTTTTGAGGGCAAACCTTCCGTGCTTTGCGCCTCTGCGTTCATCAGATCAATCTGTGATTTTAAATATGTAATATTCAAACTGATTTTATGTGATAAGGCTGCCACATCTTTGGTCAAAGCCCCTCTGTTCTTTGGAGTTTTAACAAGTGTGTCCTGCATCATGTGAAGTTCAAAAATATTTTTAGCTAGGTCTTTGTACGACTCATATAAAGGTAAATAATAGATATGCTCTCTGACATCATCTGATTCCATCTGTGCAAAGACACCGACCACTCTATTTTGATTATCTAACCATTCGCCCGAAAATCCTTCCCAAGACACAGTCCCAGTGCTGAACTTTACAAAACCATTTAAAGTCTTTTTGTACTGTTCACCTAACACACTGGCTAGGCTGTCCAGTTCAGTCAGCTCAAGCCTAGCATCTTCTCTGACCTTTTTATGGTAAAATTTAAGTTTGGATTGGTAATCTTCAGCGTTTTGAATACCAAGACTGTATTTTTGTTCAAAAATAGTTTTCTTTTCAATCCCACAGCTTAGACATGCCACTTTAAAAGAATACACTCCTGCAGGAATAAATTGCCCGTTCCTTCCACGAATAGGAGGAGTAGCAAATATCTTTTCTTTCACTGTGGTTTCCATGGTCTTTTCAAAGTTTAATGTCCCCAAAAGTGATTCTGGTTCGCCCACTAGGCTGATTTGCAAAACGCTGCCTAGAGGCAAATTGGTTGCCATCACTAAAATAGGATCAGGCTGACCGTTGCTCTTTTCAAATGCT
This portion of the Pseudobdellovibrionaceae bacterium genome encodes:
- a CDS encoding DUF4339 domain-containing protein gives rise to the protein MMGSVENHKNTVEKMAKEFGLVQQGQTLNDWFIFREERHFGPLTSDQVNKLLLQRKISIQHHIWRPGFTEWLPISEVENFRACGLESIDFVDDNTFSQECELEAVDLIAPDIHEIGFSKSWIKKVAKQRQILAEKTQQLSTALGLSDETKSYLVRYTTIAVLVCVTSMFVWFFWPSNESVMNGLTKGMQSHLLHISKQPESAINAQFAAFEKSNGQPDPILVMATNLPLGSVLQISLVGEPESLLGTLNFEKTMETTVKEKIFATPPIRGRNGQFIPAGVYSFKVACLSCGIEKKTIFEQKYSLGIQNAEDYQSKLKFYHKKVREDARLELTELDSLASVLGEQYKKTLNGFVKFSTGTVSWEGFSGEWLDNQNRVVGVFAQMESDDVREHIYYLPLYESYKDLAKNIFELHMMQDTLVKTPKNRGALTKDVAALSHKISLNITYLKSQIDLMNAEAQSTEGLPSKEALKKMTL